Proteins from one Nomia melanderi isolate GNS246 unplaced genomic scaffold, iyNomMela1 scaffold0751, whole genome shotgun sequence genomic window:
- the LOC143176708 gene encoding uncharacterized protein LOC143176708, whose translation MTENLAAKLKLPAQKSATTIEALNQISTVATRLITATIKSRMANYQRVLTFYTIPKISGPTPDQQIDRANIPIPPNIRLADPQFHRPGTVDMLIGTGPALSCLSIGQRSLSPRNGPDMILQKTQFGWIIGGSVPTAKSRIKAQTFLTSLQFDLRKFWELEDGPHIQHLTSEERECEEHFKDNVTRDSTGRYVVALPFNEKKRDIAESRSRALNRLAALERKLKRDSSLKREYSNVMKEYLDLGHMSQEETPGTHGFYLPHHAVLKESSETTKVRVVFDGSAKSNSGVSLNDALITGPTIQDDLLALLLRFRMHAYVITGDIEKMYRQFIIRPEDRPYQRILWRDDHNNIKTYTLNTVTFGLTSAPYLAIRCLHQLAQDEQNNYPVAADILRRDLYVDDLITGANTYAEALNIRDQMLGLLKRGGLNIRQWVSNHPRLLGGLSTSQIHPKVFGDTMVKTLGVSWDSRRDNIIYVVDSNHNQRVTKRNILSAIAKIFDPLGLLAPVIVTAKILMQRLWQLQLDWDESLPALFHTEWTTYVKELPRLEHVRFERHVSQRAARRIELHGFCDASERAYGACIYIRTIDSAENIKSQLLCAKSRVAPLKTATLARLELCGAVLLASLYTTVRDALTYRLDKTYFWTDSTIVLNWLQKEPNTLKTFVANRVAEIQKRTDIAAWNHVRSNDNPADLVSRGQTPSEFARASIWYHGPQWLSHDRSRWPESRFAPSTEVPESRPVMCLATSVVRDDGILRRFSCIKRLQRIVAYCLRFKKDYRANGPLSVEEIRRANERVVLLVQASAFATDLHRLDTERELSPKSKLLPLHPFRDKRGILRVGGRLQNSDLPFDQKHPILLPKGHFITELIIRQTHIDNHHAGLNTTLHNIRQRYWPIDGKNSVRKIIRQCIRCFRVSPPSTEYVMGRLPITRVTQSRPFQNCGIDYCGPFSVKEKKYRNRARVKVYVAVFVCFATKAVHLEVVSDMTTEAFIAALKRFISRRGICRNIYSDNGTNFVGANNELTRLYQDLQGDDVLRHFLTDKEMSWHFIPSISPNFGGLWEAAVKSFKHHLRRVMGDNLYTFEHFNTIVIEIEAILNSRPLTPLSSDPNDPSALTPAHFLIGNSLTGMPETNFHDVPSNRLSSWQHAQKVKQDFWTRWHKEYIHHLNVRQKWTRGSHEIKTGSLVVLKNDHLPPLQWDLGRIEAVHPGSDGVIRAVTVRTANGTCKRNVKQLALLPTEDNA comes from the coding sequence ATGACCGAAAATCTCGCCGCGAAATTAAAACTACCTGCTCAAAAGAGCGCGACAACGATTGAAGCGCTCAATCAAATCAGCACGGTAGCCACGAGATTAATCACGGCAACGATAAAATCTAGAATGGCGAACTATCAGCGTGTGTTAACATTCTACACCATTCCGAAAATCTCGGGTCCAACACCGGATCAACAGATCGACCGCGCAAACATTCCCATTCCTCCGAACATCAGACTCGCGGATCCGCAGTTCCATCGTCCGGGAACCGTGGACATGCTCATCGGCACCGGACCTGCGTTGTCGTGCCTGAGCATCGGGCAACGGAGTCTCTCCCCCCGAAACGGACCGGACATGATTCTCCAAAAAACACAGTTTGGATGGATCATCGGGGGGAGCGTTCCGACCGCGAAATCACGTATCAAGGCCCAGACTTTCCTTACAAGTCTACAGTTCGACTTAAGGAAATTCTGGGAATTGGAGGACGGTCCTCATATACAACATCTGACTTCGGAGGAACGGGAATGTGAAGAACACTTCAAGGATAACGTTACACGCGACAGCACCGGCCGTTACGTCGTAGCGTTACCCTTCAACGAAAAGAAACGGGACATCGCGGAATCGCGATCGCGCGCACTAAACCGTCTAGCAGCACTCGAGCGGAAACTGAAAAGGGACTCGTCGCTCAAACGCGAGTATTCCAACGTTATGAAGGAATACCTCGACTTAGGGCACATGAGCCAGGAGGAAACCCCCGGCACGCACGGTTTCTACCTGCCTCATCACGCCGTCCTAAAAGAGTCGAGCGAAACCACGAAGGTCCGCGTAGTGTTTGACGGGTCCGCGAAATCGAACAGTGGAGTCTCCCTCAACGATGCCTTGATCACCGGACCGACGATTCAGGACGATCTGCTGGCGTTGCTTTTGCGATTTCGTATGCATGCATACGTCATCACAGGCGATATCGAGAAAATGTACCGCCAGTTTATCATACGTCCTGAGGATCGGCCGTATCAACGCATCTTGTGGCGAGACGACCACAACAACATAAAGACATACACGTTGAACACGGTCACATTCGGTTTGACCTCTGCTCCGTACCTCGCGATCCGGTGTTTGCATCAACTCGCGCAAGATGAACAGAACAACTATCCCGTGGCGGCAGATATTCTTCGACGCGACTTGTACGTGGACGATCTCATAACGGGAGCAAATACATACGcggaagcattgaacattcgcgATCAAATGCTCGGGTTATTAAAACGCGGCGGACTCAATATCAGACAGTGGGTCTCCAACCATCCGCGACTTCTCGGCGGACTCTCCACGTCGCAAATTCACCCGAAGGTTTTTGGCGACACAATGGTAAAAACCCTCGGCGTGTCTTGGGACTCGCGCCGCGACAACATCATTTACGTAGTCGACTCGAACCATAACCAGCGGGTCACGAAACGCAACATTCTTTCCGCGATCGCGAAAATTTTCGACCCCTTGGGATTACTCGCGCCGGTCATCGTCACCGCAAAAATCCTGATGCAGCGATTGTGGCAACTGCAGTTAGACTGGGACGAGTCACTCCCAGCTCTTTTTCATACGGAGTGGACTACGTACGTCAAGGAATTGCCGCGGTTGGAGCACGTTCGGTTTGAACGACACGTGTCTCAACGCGCGGCTAGACGTATCGAGCTCCATGGGTTTTGCGACGCAAGCGAGCGAGCCTATGGAGCTTGCATTTACATCCGCACGATAGATTCCGCGGAGAACATCAAATCTCAATTGTTGTGCGCAAAGTCTCGAGTCGCACCATTGAAGACCGCCACTCTCGCTCGTCTAGAATTATGCGGTGCCGTCCTCCTCGCATCCCTCTACACGACCGTACGCGACGCACTGACTTACCGACTCGACAAGACATACTTCTGGACGGACTCGACAATCGTACTAAATTGGTTACAAAAGGAACCAAACACGCTAAAAACATTTGTGGCCAATCGCGTGGCAGAAATACAGAAAAGGACCGACATTGCCGCGTGGAATCACGTACGCTCGAACGACAATCCGGCGGACTTAGTTTCACGAGGACAGACCCCCTCGGAGTTCGCTCGTGCCTCGATCTGGTACCATGGCCCACAATGGCTCAGCCACGACCGTTCGAGGTGGCCTGAGTCAAGGTTCGCGCCCTCCACGGAGGTACCGGAATCGCGGCCGGTGATGTGTCTCGCCACGTCCGTCGTTCGAGACGACGGAATTCTGCGACGGTTTTCATGCATAAAGAGACTTCAGCGTATCGTGGCCTACTGTTTACGGTTCAAAAAGGACTATCGCGCGAACGGACCACTGTCGGTTGAGGAGATTCGCCGCGCTAACGAACGCGTTGTTTTACTCGTGCAGGCTTCCGCGTTCGCGACTGACTTGCACCGCCTCGACACTGAGCGCGAACTCAGTCCCAAAAGTAAGTTGCTCCCGTTGCACCCGTTCCGCGACAAAAGGGGAATACTTCGCGTCGGAGGCCGACTACAAAACTCCGACCTACCGTTCGACCAAAAACATCCGATCTTACTGCCCAAGGGACATTTCATAACCGAATTGATCATTCGACAAACACATATCGACAACCACCACGCAGGACTGAACACGACGTTACACAACATACGACAACGGTACTGGCCCATCGACGGCAAAAACTCGGTGCGTAAAATCATACGACAATGTATCCGTTGCTTCCGCGTCAGCCCACCGAGCACCGAATATGTAATGGGTCGTCTACCCATTACCCGCGTCACCCAGTCTCGACCCTTCCAGAATTGCGGCATCGACTATTGTGGACCATTTTCCGTTAAGGAGAAGAAATATCGAAACCGGGCTCGCGTTAAGGTTTACGTTGCCGTCTTTGTCTGCTTCGCTACGAAGGCCGTCCATCTCGAGGTTGTCAGCGACATGACGACGGAAGCGTTTATCGCCGCGTTGAAACGCTTCATTTCGCGAAGGGGCATATGTCGTAACATCTACTCGGATAATGGCACCAATTTTGTGGGTGCCAATAACGAACTCACCCGGCTCTACCAAGATTTGCAAGGGGATGATGTGTTACGGCATTTCCTTACCGATAAGGAGATGTCATGGCACTTCATTCCCTCAATTTCCCCCAATTTCGGTGGTCTCTGGGAGGCTGCGGTAAAATCTTTTAAACACCATCTCCGACGGGTAATGGGTGACAATTTATACACGTTCGAACATTTCAATACCATAGTAATCGAAATAGAAGCGATCCTAAATTCCCGTCCGCTGACACCACTTTCGTCAGATCCTAATGATCCTTCTGCTCTCACTCCCGCCCATTTTTTAATCGGCAATTCGTTGACGGGCATGCCCGAGACGAATTTTCACGATGTGCCGAGCAATCGCCTGTCATCCTGGCAACATGCCCAGAAGGTGAAACAGGACTTTTGGACCAGGTGGCACAAGGAATATATACACCACCTCAACGTGCGACAAAAATGGACCCGAGGATCGCACGAAATCAAAACGGGATCTCTCGTGGTCCTCAAGAACGACCATCTTCCGCCGCTGCAGTGGGACCTCGGACGCATCGAAGCCGTACACCCCGGCTCAGATGGCGTCATCAGGGCGGTGACAGTTCGTACGGCAAACGGCACGTGCAAGCGGAATGTCAAGCAACTCGCGCTTCTTCCGACGGAAGACAACGCTTGA